Proteins encoded in a region of the Quercus lobata isolate SW786 chromosome 8, ValleyOak3.0 Primary Assembly, whole genome shotgun sequence genome:
- the LOC115956724 gene encoding L-type lectin-domain containing receptor kinase S.4-like: MLINVSISPLGLPRPCWPLISFPIDLSTVIDDYMYLGFSASTGVLAATHNVHGWSFRIGERAQDLHPKELPSLVTGSEEVVHRKGLVIRSQDEILEDWEVEYGARRFKQDKLLLVYDYVPNGGLDKILFDSEEQRKILSWKQRYKILIGVAQALLYLHEESEQRVVHRDVKPSNVLKDANLNARLGDFGLPRTYKHGINPQTTHIVGTLGYIAPEFTRTGKATRSTDEYGYGILLLEVACGRRPIEPKKNPEELLLVDWVRELHSQGEIIRAVDPILDACDPDEVELVLVLGLLSSLPHPDHRPSMRRILQILLGDASLPPLPPAIHLEESRMMEFSNDSDPSSYGMTSSLSSSFKRFDKIVASPHAPVILQVLKR, from the exons ATGTTGATCAATGTATCAATTTCTCCTCTTGGCTTGCCAAGGCCTTGTTGGCCTTTGATTTCATTCCCCATTGACCTCTCTACAGTGATTGATGATTACATGTACTTGGGGTTCTCTGCTTCCACCGGTGTGCTTGCAGCCACACATAATGTGCATGGTTGGAGCTTTAGAATTGGGGAGAGGGCACAAGACTTACATCCAAAGGAGCTCCCATCTCTTGTGACAGGTTCTGAAGAGGTAGTGCACAGAAAGGGACTCGT AATTAGAAGCCAAGATGAGATTTTGGAAGACTGGGAAGTTGAATATGGAGCTCGTAGATTCAA ACAAGACAAGCTCCTTCTTGTTTATGACTATGTACCAAATGGAGGCCTCGACAAGATTTTGTTTGATAGTGAGGAGCAGAGGAAAATTCTATCTTGGAAGCAAAGATACAAGATCCTCATCGGTGTTGCACAAGCATTGCTCTACCTCCATGAAGAATCTGAACAAAGGGTGGTTCATAGAGATGTTAAGCCAAGTAATGTACTTAAAGATGCAAACCTCAATGCAAGGCTTGGGGATTTTGGCCTGCCTAGAACTTATAAACATGGTATCAATCCGCAAACAACTCACATTGTGGGAACACTAGGGTACATAGCCCCTGAATTTACGAGGACTGGGAAAGCCACAAGAAGCACAGATGAGTATGGTTATGGCATACTTCTGCTAGAAGTAGCATGTGGAAGGAGACCGATCGAGCCAAAAAAGAACCCTGAGGAACTACTGTTGGTGGATTGGGTAAGAGAACTACATTCTCAAGGAGAGATCATAAGAGCAGTTGATCCAATACTGGATGCTTGTGACCCAGATGAAGTTGAGCTCGTTCTTGTTCTTGGTTTGCTCTCCTCTCTTCCACATCCTGACCATAGGCCTAGTATGAGAAGAATTCTTCAAATCCTACTGGGAGATGCTAGCCTTCCACCGCTACCACCTGCCATTCACCTCGAAGAGTCTAGGATGATGGAATTCTCCAATGATTCTGATCCTTCTAGTTATGGCATGACCTCATCATTGAGCAGCAGTTTCAAACGCTTTGACAAAATTGTTGCTAGTCCACATGCACCGGTTATTTTACAAGtattaaaaaggtaa
- the LOC115956725 gene encoding L-type lectin-domain containing receptor kinase S.4-like — translation MLSITNDSLRLLGHAFYPSPLQFKKNNANNLSTVVTFSTNFVLSIISKYPDLGGHGLAFILTSTKEAKDCRANQYLGLPNVTGKTESSSWILAVEFDIVQNPDFQDINDNHVRIDISSLISNMSEPAAYYNSTRKEDYYNNSIIL, via the coding sequence ATGCTTTCCATAACAAACGATTCATTGAGGCTTCTTGGGCATGCCTTCTATCCATCTCCTCtacaattcaagaaaaataacgCAAACAACTTATCCACAGTTGTGACCTTTAGCACTAACTTTGTTCTTTCCATCATTTCCAAGTACCCTGATCTTGGAGGACATGGTCTTGCTTTCATTCTCACTTCCACCAAAGAAGCAAAGGATTGTCGTGCAAACCAATATTTGGGTCTTCCAAATGTTACAGGCAAGACGGAATCTTCTTCTTGGATTTTAGCCGTGGAGTTTGACATTGTCCAAAATCCTGATTTCCAAGATATCAATGATAACCATGTTAGAATTGATATATCAAGCCTAATCTCAAACATGTCTGAGCCAGCAGCATACTACAACTCCACAAGAAAAGAGGATTACTACAACAATTCCATCATACTCTAG